From Proteiniborus sp. MB09-C3, the proteins below share one genomic window:
- a CDS encoding peptidylprolyl isomerase translates to MSNKPIVTIEMENGKNIKVELYPEIAQNTVRNFISLVNKGYYDGLIFHRVIPGFMIQGGCPHGNGTGGPGYSIKGEFKSNGFENNLKHERGVISMARSMMPDSAGSQFFIMVEKASHLDGEYAAFGKAIEGLEEVDRIVNVKRDYSDKPLEDQRIKKVTVDTFGTDYGDVERI, encoded by the coding sequence ATGAGCAACAAACCTATAGTAACTATTGAAATGGAGAATGGAAAGAACATAAAAGTGGAGTTGTATCCAGAGATTGCACAAAATACTGTAAGAAATTTCATCTCATTGGTTAATAAAGGCTATTATGATGGTCTTATTTTTCACAGAGTAATTCCTGGTTTTATGATACAAGGAGGCTGTCCACATGGAAATGGAACTGGCGGTCCTGGCTATTCAATAAAGGGAGAATTCAAAAGCAATGGCTTTGAAAACAACTTAAAGCATGAAAGAGGAGTTATTTCTATGGCCAGATCAATGATGCCTGATTCTGCAGGTTCACAATTTTTTATTATGGTTGAAAAAGCATCTCATTTAGACGGTGAATATGCTGCTTTTGGAAAAGCTATTGAGGGCTTGGAAGAAGTTGATAGAATTGTAAATGTTAAAAGAGACTATAGCGATAAACCCTTAGAAGATCAAAGAATAAAAAAAGTAACAGTTGATACTTTTGGAACTGATTATGGTGATGTGGAAAGGATTTAG
- a CDS encoding YraN family protein, with protein sequence MNSTRNIGIIGEDIAERYLLENDYKVLERNFRVKAGEIDIIAQKNQIIIFVEVKARSSNKYGFPYESVDYRKQQKIIRVAENYIKFKGLTNCQYRFDIIEVFLKENKKINHIQNAFWA encoded by the coding sequence ATGAATAGTACAAGAAATATTGGCATTATTGGAGAAGATATAGCAGAAAGATATTTATTAGAAAATGATTACAAAGTACTAGAAAGGAATTTCAGAGTTAAGGCTGGCGAGATAGATATTATTGCTCAAAAAAATCAGATTATAATTTTTGTTGAAGTAAAGGCGAGAAGTAGCAATAAATATGGTTTTCCATATGAATCAGTTGACTATAGAAAGCAGCAGAAAATTATTAGAGTGGCAGAAAATTATATAAAATTTAAAGGACTAACTAATTGTCAGTATAGATTTGATATTATTGAAGTATTTTTAAAAGAAAATAAAAAAATCAATCACATTCAAAATGCTTTTTGGGCATAA
- a CDS encoding DUF6240 domain-containing protein — MKVTNAYLNEKLSINNNKPLKEGLFIRAKVAEINGDDITIVLENGEILDAKTNIDLENMKNSLLTFLIKSVQDNKIFLLPIDEGSLLIPNIENGDAENKVELFINKVLDDYNLPKNKENVQIVRTMLSFKIPLTQENVTKVIKNLDKINNLKNVQREDKIITFNSGRSPLNENIMKLIKVDSSADIIRHSYNSEASHNSFSDLTNIVVQNNSTGNMKFIDVTEIVYSKLESIFPEHNTSTDIINKLVFLMNLDLEISIENIEILTNLLNKEEGITKPLFELFSYLKNHSRSDNIFSSENIDLFNKINFKPLKVNYENNFNKENVKLFLNEINDLSEQIKSSIINKKNIIKELNIKLDDFFQSIELHNKINSYYSFVNIPIEFNEEKDNSHITILKKKNKLKKNSYVFYISLNTKNLRKVDILCNINYEEIRLDFIVEKEFVSYFTRELKHLRKSLVNLGYQNIEINFKEDKESDLLSMFIDEDLFLNYNLNIRV, encoded by the coding sequence GTGAAAGTAACAAATGCTTATTTAAATGAAAAATTATCAATTAACAACAATAAGCCTTTAAAAGAGGGGCTATTTATTAGGGCAAAAGTAGCAGAAATAAATGGTGATGACATTACTATAGTCCTAGAAAATGGAGAAATTCTAGATGCAAAAACTAATATAGATCTAGAAAATATGAAGAATAGTTTATTAACTTTTCTGATCAAAAGCGTTCAAGATAATAAGATATTTTTATTACCAATTGATGAGGGAAGCCTACTCATTCCTAATATAGAAAACGGAGATGCTGAAAATAAAGTAGAGCTTTTTATTAACAAAGTACTTGATGATTACAATCTGCCAAAGAATAAAGAAAATGTACAAATTGTCAGAACAATGCTTAGTTTTAAAATTCCATTGACACAGGAGAATGTTACTAAAGTCATAAAAAATTTAGATAAAATTAATAATCTTAAAAATGTACAGAGGGAGGATAAAATAATTACATTTAATTCTGGCAGATCTCCACTAAATGAAAATATTATGAAACTCATTAAAGTGGACTCTAGTGCTGACATTATTAGACATAGCTATAACAGTGAAGCTTCACATAATAGCTTTTCAGACTTGACGAATATAGTAGTTCAAAATAATAGCACAGGAAATATGAAATTTATTGACGTTACTGAGATTGTGTATTCAAAGCTAGAATCTATTTTTCCTGAGCATAATACATCAACTGATATCATAAATAAACTCGTTTTCCTAATGAATTTAGACCTTGAAATATCTATAGAAAATATTGAAATATTGACTAACTTATTGAATAAAGAAGAGGGAATAACAAAGCCTCTATTTGAACTATTTAGCTACTTGAAGAATCATAGCAGAAGTGATAATATCTTTTCAAGTGAGAATATTGATTTATTTAATAAAATAAATTTCAAGCCCTTAAAGGTTAACTATGAGAATAATTTCAACAAGGAAAATGTGAAATTATTTTTAAATGAAATAAATGACTTATCGGAGCAAATAAAATCCTCTATTATAAATAAAAAAAATATCATTAAAGAGCTGAATATTAAGCTAGATGACTTTTTTCAAAGTATAGAGCTACATAATAAGATAAACTCATATTATTCCTTTGTTAACATACCTATTGAATTTAATGAAGAAAAAGATAATAGTCATATAACTATATTGAAAAAGAAAAATAAGCTCAAGAAAAATAGCTATGTTTTTTATATATCTTTAAATACTAAAAATTTAAGAAAGGTAGATATATTATGTAATATTAATTATGAAGAGATAAGATTAGATTTTATAGTAGAAAAAGAGTTTGTTTCCTATTTCACTAGAGAACTTAAGCACTTAAGAAAATCTTTAGTAAATCTAGGATACCAAAATATCGAGATTAATTTTAAGGAAGATAAAGAAAGTGATTTACTAAGCATGTTCATAGATGAAGATTTATTTTTAAACTATAATCTAAATATTAGGGTGTGA
- the dprA gene encoding DNA-processing protein DprA, whose translation MNNRDILIWLSSIEGISNKAIDLLEKKLGDLSCLWSTSDNDILSMNEINEKIRHEIIKNRNDVYYENLYKKIDDFNVKLITYYDEDYPQSLRYINDSPKVLYLKGQLLPEDETSIAIVGSRKSTSYGKWVAEKISSELASLGIVLISGMAKGIDTQVHVSALNSKTRTIAVLGCGVDVVYPSSNRELYDRIQDNGCIISEFPLGTQPLPYNFPQRNRIISGLSLGVVVVEAAEKSGSLITAHHAMEQGKDVFAIPGNINSIFSRGTNLLIKDGAKLVMSVEDIIEEIPCLVEKYTKLYKKNELDYNQFSEDEINVIKCISERPIHCDLIAYKTGISVVELTSLLTILEMKGAVKQLPGRIYTIR comes from the coding sequence ATGAATAATAGAGATATATTAATATGGCTTTCAAGTATTGAAGGAATCAGCAATAAAGCAATTGATTTATTAGAAAAAAAATTAGGTGATTTATCATGTCTTTGGAGTACAAGTGATAATGATATCTTATCTATGAATGAAATAAATGAAAAAATAAGACATGAAATTATTAAGAATAGAAATGATGTATATTACGAAAACTTATATAAAAAGATAGATGACTTTAATGTAAAATTAATAACATATTATGACGAGGATTATCCTCAAAGTCTTAGATATATAAATGACAGTCCCAAGGTTTTATATTTAAAGGGTCAACTGCTTCCAGAAGATGAAACTTCTATCGCCATTGTTGGTTCTAGAAAATCTACATCATATGGAAAGTGGGTAGCAGAAAAAATTTCTAGTGAACTTGCTAGCTTAGGAATTGTGCTAATAAGTGGAATGGCTAAAGGGATAGATACTCAGGTGCATGTCAGTGCACTAAATAGTAAAACGAGAACAATTGCTGTTTTGGGATGTGGAGTTGACGTGGTTTATCCAAGCTCAAACAGAGAATTATATGATAGAATACAAGATAATGGTTGTATTATTTCTGAATTTCCCTTAGGCACTCAACCCTTGCCATATAATTTTCCACAAAGAAATAGAATTATTAGTGGACTATCCTTAGGAGTAGTGGTTGTAGAAGCTGCTGAAAAAAGTGGTTCATTGATAACAGCTCACCATGCTATGGAACAGGGTAAGGATGTATTTGCAATACCGGGCAATATAAATAGTATTTTTAGCAGAGGAACTAATCTTCTAATTAAGGATGGAGCTAAACTGGTCATGTCAGTTGAAGATATTATAGAAGAAATTCCATGCTTAGTAGAAAAATATACAAAACTTTATAAAAAAAATGAATTGGACTATAATCAATTTAGTGAAGATGAAATTAATGTAATAAAATGCATTTCAGAAAGACCTATACATTGTGACTTAATAGCGTATAAGACAGGTATTAGTGTTGTTGAGCTAACCAGCCTTCTCACAATACTTGAGATGAAGGGAGCTGTTAAACAGCTTCCAGGGAGAATATATACCATTAGATAA
- a CDS encoding ribonuclease HII, translated as MGANNMLEFERELWDKGYRNIACIDEVGRGCLAGDVVACAIILPMELLIEGVKDSKKLTPKKRETLYDVITENAVAIGIGSVDPKTIDELNIKECTLIAMKKAIEALKDKDGNPVTPDFVLIDAEKLAIDIPQKSIIKGDEKCHGIAAASIIAKVYRDRKCGEWAKKYPDYSFEKHKGYGTKVHIDAIKKYGPCLIHRESFLKKIIGARK; from the coding sequence TTGGGGGCAAATAATATGCTAGAATTTGAACGAGAATTATGGGATAAAGGATATAGAAATATTGCATGCATAGATGAAGTTGGGAGGGGTTGTTTAGCAGGTGATGTTGTAGCCTGTGCAATTATACTTCCTATGGAATTATTAATTGAAGGTGTTAAGGATTCTAAAAAGCTTACTCCTAAGAAAAGGGAGACTCTTTATGATGTAATAACTGAAAATGCTGTTGCCATAGGCATAGGTAGTGTTGATCCTAAAACAATTGATGAGCTCAATATAAAAGAATGCACATTGATAGCTATGAAAAAAGCAATAGAAGCTCTTAAAGATAAAGATGGGAACCCAGTAACTCCAGATTTTGTTTTGATTGATGCAGAAAAGTTAGCCATTGACATACCTCAAAAAAGTATAATTAAAGGTGATGAAAAGTGTCACGGCATAGCAGCAGCCTCTATAATAGCTAAGGTATATAGGGACAGAAAATGTGGAGAATGGGCAAAAAAATATCCAGATTATAGTTTTGAAAAGCATAAAGGATATGGAACTAAAGTACATATAGATGCAATAAAAAAATATGGACCATGCTTAATACATAGAGAGAGTTTTTTAAAAAAGATTATTGGCGCCCGAAAATAA
- the topA gene encoding type I DNA topoisomerase, whose protein sequence is MAKDLVIVESPAKAKTISKFLGKNYEVKASVGHIRDLPKSKLGIDIDNNFEPEYITIRGKGPVIKELKNEAKKARKVFLATDPDREGEAISWHLSNILDLDETNKSRIEFHEITKSAIQNAIKNPRAINKSLVDAQQARRVLDRLVGYKISPLLWKKVKKGLSAGRVQSVATKLICDREEDIEKFIPKEYWSLDAILLKNKNKIKAGFYGEIKDNKELKIELNTKEQVDEVISAVKNKGFIVQDVKKGKKSRNPNPPFTTSSLQQEASKRIGFSTKKTMMIAQQLYEGVDIKGEGTVGLISYIRTDSTRISEEALKSVKEYIIDEYGEKYLGTTNKNNTKKKKEIQDAHEAIRPTSVTRTPSMVKDSLKKDQYKLYQLIWERYVASQMGPALYETLTIKIYAGNYVFKVTGSKIIFEGFLKVYNSSEDEKDVLLPELEPGEKLALKDLEPQQHFTQPPPRYTEASLVKALEELGIGRPSTYAPTISTILSRGYVILEKKVFKPTELGIVVTDLLREYFKGIVNEEFTAEMEKQLDQIEEESTDWKKVIEFFYRDFSKELEIAEREISKIEIQDEETDVICDKCGRNMVIKMGRYGKFLACPGYPECKNTKPITQEIGVKCPKCGGDIVERTSKRGRKFYGCSKYPDCNFVSWDKPLNEKCPKCKSILVEKKSRKGTEKKCINSECDFVEE, encoded by the coding sequence TTGGCAAAGGATTTAGTTATAGTTGAATCACCTGCAAAAGCTAAAACTATATCGAAATTTTTAGGAAAAAATTATGAGGTCAAAGCCTCTGTTGGACATATTAGGGACTTACCTAAAAGTAAGCTTGGGATTGATATAGATAATAATTTCGAGCCAGAATACATTACCATTAGAGGAAAAGGACCAGTAATAAAGGAATTAAAGAATGAAGCTAAAAAAGCAAGAAAAGTATTTTTAGCAACAGACCCTGATAGAGAGGGAGAAGCTATATCATGGCACTTATCCAATATATTAGATTTAGATGAAACCAATAAAAGTAGGATAGAATTTCATGAGATCACTAAGAGTGCTATTCAAAATGCAATTAAAAATCCAAGGGCAATAAATAAATCATTAGTAGATGCTCAACAAGCGAGGAGAGTATTAGATAGGCTAGTGGGATACAAAATAAGTCCTTTACTTTGGAAAAAAGTAAAGAAAGGTCTTAGTGCAGGGAGAGTACAGTCTGTTGCTACTAAGCTAATTTGTGACCGTGAGGAAGACATAGAAAAATTTATACCTAAAGAGTACTGGTCATTAGATGCTATTTTGTTGAAGAATAAAAATAAAATCAAAGCTGGCTTTTATGGAGAGATTAAAGATAATAAAGAATTAAAAATTGAATTAAATACAAAGGAACAGGTAGACGAAGTAATATCTGCCGTAAAAAACAAGGGATTTATTGTTCAAGATGTAAAGAAGGGGAAGAAAAGCAGAAATCCTAATCCTCCTTTTACTACTAGTAGCTTACAACAAGAGGCATCAAAACGCATCGGTTTTTCTACAAAAAAAACCATGATGATAGCCCAGCAATTATATGAGGGTGTTGACATAAAGGGTGAAGGAACAGTAGGACTTATTTCATATATAAGAACTGACTCTACGAGAATTTCTGAAGAAGCGTTAAAAAGTGTTAAAGAGTATATAATAGATGAATATGGTGAGAAATACTTAGGAACTACTAATAAAAATAACACGAAAAAGAAAAAAGAAATTCAAGATGCGCATGAGGCTATTAGACCTACATCTGTTACTAGGACACCAAGTATGGTAAAAGATTCTTTAAAGAAGGATCAATATAAACTCTATCAGCTTATTTGGGAACGCTATGTGGCAAGTCAAATGGGACCAGCACTGTATGAGACTCTTACTATTAAGATTTATGCTGGGAACTATGTATTTAAAGTTACAGGATCTAAAATTATCTTTGAGGGATTTTTAAAGGTATATAATTCTTCTGAGGATGAAAAAGATGTTTTATTGCCAGAGCTAGAGCCAGGAGAAAAATTAGCACTTAAAGATTTGGAACCTCAACAGCATTTTACCCAACCTCCCCCAAGATATACGGAGGCTTCATTAGTAAAAGCTTTAGAAGAATTAGGGATTGGTAGGCCTAGTACCTATGCTCCTACTATAAGCACAATATTAAGTAGAGGATATGTGATACTAGAGAAAAAGGTTTTTAAACCGACTGAGTTGGGCATAGTAGTTACAGATTTACTAAGGGAATACTTTAAAGGGATAGTTAATGAAGAATTTACTGCCGAAATGGAGAAGCAACTGGATCAAATCGAAGAAGAAAGCACTGACTGGAAAAAAGTAATTGAATTTTTCTATAGAGATTTTTCGAAAGAATTGGAGATAGCTGAAAGAGAAATAAGTAAAATTGAAATACAAGATGAAGAAACAGATGTAATATGTGACAAATGTGGTAGAAATATGGTTATAAAAATGGGTAGGTATGGAAAGTTCTTAGCCTGTCCTGGATATCCAGAATGTAAAAATACCAAGCCTATTACACAGGAAATAGGAGTTAAATGCCCTAAATGTGGTGGAGACATAGTTGAGAGGACATCTAAGAGAGGAAGAAAATTTTATGGATGTAGCAAATACCCAGATTGTAATTTTGTTTCCTGGGATAAACCACTTAATGAGAAATGTCCAAAGTGTAAAAGTATTTTGGTAGAAAAGAAGTCTAGAAAAGGAACCGAAAAAAAATGCATTAACTCGGAATGTGATTTTGTTGAAGAATAA
- a CDS encoding EscU/YscU/HrcU family type III secretion system export apparatus switch protein, whose protein sequence is MYKENDRKVAVAIKYDGNKKEAPYVIAKGKGLVADNIIEKGIEEGINIIEDKVLADNLIKLEIAEEIPEELYTAVAEVLSFIYRLDKEREDSHE, encoded by the coding sequence TTGTATAAGGAAAATGATAGAAAAGTAGCAGTAGCCATAAAATATGATGGGAATAAAAAAGAGGCACCCTATGTAATAGCAAAAGGAAAAGGATTAGTTGCAGATAACATTATTGAAAAAGGCATTGAAGAAGGAATAAATATTATTGAAGATAAAGTATTAGCTGACAATCTAATAAAGCTAGAAATTGCTGAAGAAATACCAGAGGAACTGTATACAGCAGTTGCAGAAGTGCTTTCTTTTATTTATAGGCTTGATAAAGAAAGGGAAGATAGTCATGAATAG
- the ylqF gene encoding ribosome biogenesis GTPase YlqF, protein MNINWYPGHMKKTKDLISNNLKLVDLVIELLDSRIPYSSKNPDIDKLISNKPRIVIMNKSDLSNEKANYKWIRYYKSKAQPVVLANSISNIGIGNIINEANRAVEEKLQLREQKGIRNTSIRAMIVGIPNVGKSTLINSLAGRKGAQTGNRPGVTKGKQWIKLKGNIELLDTPGILWPKFDDKNVALNLAFTGAIKDEIMDIETLALKLIERLRDKEQGLLENRYNIKIENDEPIEIMEKIAFKRGCLLKKEEIDYTRASHLILDEFRRGLIGQITLEYPEDIKNYD, encoded by the coding sequence ATGAATATTAATTGGTATCCTGGGCATATGAAAAAAACAAAAGATTTAATAAGTAATAATTTAAAGCTGGTGGATTTAGTAATAGAACTATTAGATTCTAGAATTCCATACAGTAGTAAAAATCCCGACATTGATAAGTTAATCAGCAACAAGCCCAGAATAGTTATTATGAATAAAAGTGACCTCAGTAATGAGAAAGCAAACTATAAGTGGATTAGATACTATAAATCAAAAGCTCAGCCTGTTGTATTGGCTAATTCAATAAGCAATATAGGCATAGGCAATATTATAAATGAAGCCAATAGAGCTGTGGAAGAAAAGCTGCAGCTAAGAGAACAAAAAGGAATTAGAAACACGTCTATTAGGGCTATGATTGTAGGTATTCCTAATGTGGGGAAATCAACGCTGATTAATTCTTTGGCTGGAAGAAAGGGTGCACAGACTGGCAATAGGCCTGGAGTAACTAAAGGAAAGCAATGGATAAAGTTAAAAGGTAATATTGAGCTATTAGATACCCCAGGAATACTATGGCCCAAATTTGATGACAAAAATGTAGCACTAAACCTAGCTTTTACTGGCGCTATTAAAGATGAAATAATGGACATAGAAACTCTTGCCCTCAAATTGATTGAGAGGCTTAGAGATAAAGAACAAGGTCTTTTAGAGAATAGATATAATATAAAGATAGAAAACGATGAACCTATTGAAATTATGGAGAAAATTGCCTTTAAAAGAGGCTGCCTTTTAAAGAAAGAGGAAATTGATTACACCAGAGCAAGTCATCTTATACTAGATGAATTTAGAAGGGGTCTGATAGGTCAGATTACATTAGAATATCCAGAAGATATAAAGAATTATGATTAG
- the codY gene encoding GTP-sensing pleiotropic transcriptional regulator CodY translates to MGESLLIKARRLNKILQNTGYKPVSFTEISRLLSDILAANVYIASRKGRVLGFALHEGFECGILHSEVVEEKRFPEEYNSDLLRIIETKENIREISECVFDQVSKCDYQDKITTVIPLISGGTRLGTLVLARFGREFSEDDLVLSEYSATIVGMEILRSKNEEIEEEARKKAVVQMAIGTLSYSELEAIEHIFNELDGNEGLLVASKIADRVGITRSVIVNALRKFESAGVIESRSLGMKGTHIKILNDKLLDELNKLKES, encoded by the coding sequence ATGGGTGAAAGCTTGTTGATTAAAGCTAGAAGATTAAACAAAATTTTGCAAAACACGGGATATAAACCTGTTTCTTTCACTGAGATTAGTAGATTGCTATCTGATATATTAGCTGCAAATGTCTATATTGCAAGTAGAAAAGGAAGGGTATTAGGATTTGCACTGCATGAAGGCTTTGAATGCGGAATACTTCATAGTGAGGTAGTAGAAGAAAAGCGATTTCCAGAAGAATATAATAGTGATTTATTAAGGATAATTGAAACTAAGGAAAATATTAGAGAAATATCAGAATGTGTATTTGACCAAGTTTCAAAATGTGATTATCAAGATAAAATCACAACTGTAATTCCATTAATAAGTGGAGGGACAAGATTAGGAACATTAGTATTAGCAAGATTCGGGAGAGAGTTTTCAGAAGATGACTTAGTTTTATCTGAATACAGTGCTACCATTGTAGGAATGGAAATACTTAGATCCAAAAACGAAGAAATAGAAGAAGAAGCAAGGAAAAAAGCAGTGGTTCAAATGGCCATAGGTACACTTTCATACTCAGAGCTAGAGGCTATAGAACATATATTTAATGAATTAGATGGAAACGAAGGCTTGTTAGTTGCCAGCAAGATTGCAGATAGGGTAGGCATTACTAGGTCAGTAATAGTAAATGCCCTGAGAAAGTTTGAAAGTGCTGGAGTGATTGAATCTAGGTCACTAGGCATGAAAGGAACACATATCAAAATATTAAATGATAAGCTGCTAGATGAGCTTAATAAGTTAAAAGAAAGTTGA
- the flgB gene encoding flagellar basal body rod protein FlgB gives MINGIFNSVDFLKIALDGSILRHTAISDNIANVNTPGYKRKTVDFENLLKDELEKNKLRLSTTNSRHIGGTSISNLDLAIKEQNNIAVRRDGNSVNIDIEVAERAKNEIYHNAISRQLSRQFETINSVINEGGR, from the coding sequence ATGATAAATGGAATTTTTAACTCAGTAGACTTTCTTAAAATAGCTCTTGATGGTTCTATTTTAAGACATACTGCTATATCAGACAATATAGCTAATGTGAATACACCTGGCTATAAGAGAAAAACAGTAGATTTTGAAAATCTTTTAAAAGATGAATTAGAAAAAAACAAATTAAGGCTGTCTACTACTAATAGCAGACACATAGGGGGGACTTCTATTAGCAATTTAGATTTGGCAATTAAGGAGCAAAATAATATTGCAGTAAGAAGAGATGGTAATAGTGTGAACATAGATATTGAAGTAGCTGAAAGAGCTAAGAATGAAATCTACCATAATGCTATTAGCAGACAATTATCTAGGCAATTTGAGACAATTAATTCTGTTATCAATGAAGGGGGGAGATAA
- the rplS gene encoding 50S ribosomal protein L19, whose product MDIIKMLEQEQINNEVIDFNVGDTVQVHYRIKEGNRERIQVFEGTVLKRQGGGLGETFTVRRISYGVGVERTFPLHTPKIEKLVVVRKGKVRRAKLNYLRERQGKSAKVKEKTDY is encoded by the coding sequence ATGGATATTATTAAAATGCTTGAGCAAGAACAAATCAATAATGAGGTTATTGACTTTAACGTAGGAGATACTGTACAAGTACACTATAGAATTAAGGAAGGTAACAGAGAAAGAATCCAAGTCTTTGAAGGAACTGTACTTAAAAGACAAGGTGGAGGATTAGGAGAAACTTTTACAGTAAGAAGAATTTCTTATGGAGTAGGAGTAGAAAGAACTTTCCCTCTACACACACCAAAGATTGAAAAACTTGTTGTAGTAAGAAAAGGTAAGGTAAGAAGAGCTAAGCTTAACTACTTAAGAGAAAGACAAGGTAAATCAGCAAAAGTAAAAGAGAAAACAGATTATTAA
- a CDS encoding YifB family Mg chelatase-like AAA ATPase: MKKEKSHMLSKIKTCVLQGLDGSIVEVETDISRGLPMFNIVGLPDASIKESKERVRTAIKNSGFEFPLSRITVNLAPANTRKEGSQIDLSIAVGILTSMEVVKHGFEDTCFIGELSLDGNISRVDGALPITISLMEQGLKRVIIPFDNRDECSVVKNIDIIPVKNIEELVLFLNGELAIEPYTSSDYLIDDEEENYYDDFADIKGQYALKRAMEVAAAGHHNVLILGPPGSGKTMAARRLPSILPKLTFEESLEITKIYSIAGLLDNKSFISTRPFRSPHHTTSAISLIGGGRIPKPGEISLAHHGILFLDELPEFSKSVIEVLRQPMEDGIVTISRVNATLTYPTKFMLVASMNPCPCGYYGDPIHQCSCSQKNIDRYLGKISGPLLDRMDIHIEVTPVSYNDLGENSSNVETSKEIRERVNKARKLQVERYKNDNIFSNSQLTTKNINKYCKLDSRSKKLIKEAFDKLGLSARAYNKVLKVARTIADLEGKEEIQYNHLAEAIQYRNLDRKYW, translated from the coding sequence ATAAAAAAGGAGAAAAGTCATATGCTATCTAAAATAAAAACCTGTGTTTTGCAAGGATTAGACGGGTCTATTGTAGAGGTGGAGACTGATATATCACGTGGCCTCCCAATGTTCAATATAGTAGGGCTGCCAGATGCTTCAATTAAAGAATCAAAAGAAAGAGTGAGGACTGCAATAAAAAATAGTGGATTTGAATTTCCCCTAAGTAGAATTACTGTAAATCTTGCACCTGCTAACACCAGAAAAGAGGGCTCACAGATAGATTTATCTATAGCTGTTGGAATACTTACTTCTATGGAGGTTGTTAAACATGGCTTTGAGGATACCTGTTTCATCGGTGAGCTATCCTTAGATGGTAACATAAGCAGAGTAGATGGGGCTCTTCCAATAACTATTTCTTTAATGGAGCAAGGACTAAAAAGAGTTATTATTCCATTTGATAATAGAGACGAATGTAGTGTAGTTAAAAATATCGATATTATTCCTGTAAAAAATATAGAAGAATTGGTTTTGTTTTTAAATGGAGAATTAGCTATAGAGCCCTATACATCATCAGATTACCTTATAGATGATGAGGAAGAAAATTATTATGATGATTTTGCTGATATTAAAGGTCAATATGCTTTGAAAAGGGCAATGGAAGTAGCAGCTGCTGGACATCATAATGTACTCATTCTTGGCCCTCCTGGCTCGGGAAAGACTATGGCAGCAAGGAGACTGCCATCAATATTACCCAAACTTACATTTGAAGAATCCTTAGAAATAACCAAAATATATAGTATTGCTGGATTACTAGATAATAAATCGTTTATAAGTACTAGGCCCTTTAGATCACCTCATCATACGACCTCAGCTATTTCGTTAATTGGAGGGGGAAGAATACCTAAGCCTGGGGAAATATCATTGGCGCATCATGGTATTTTATTTTTAGATGAATTACCTGAGTTTTCGAAAAGTGTTATAGAGGTTCTAAGACAACCAATGGAGGATGGAATAGTTACTATTTCCCGAGTAAATGCTACCTTAACATACCCAACAAAGTTTATGTTAGTGGCAAGTATGAATCCATGTCCATGCGGCTATTATGGTGATCCAATTCATCAATGCAGCTGTAGTCAGAAAAACATTGATAGATATTTAGGTAAAATTAGTGGACCTCTTTTAGATCGTATGGATATTCATATTGAAGTAACTCCTGTTTCCTACAATGATTTAGGAGAAAACAGCTCTAACGTAGAAACTTCAAAGGAAATCAGAGAAAGGGTTAATAAAGCAAGGAAGCTGCAAGTAGAGAGGTATAAAAATGATAATATTTTTTCTAACTCACAATTAACTACAAAAAATATCAACAAGTATTGTAAACTAGATTCAAGAAGCAAGAAACTTATAAAGGAAGCCTTTGATAAGCTTGGATTAAGTGCTAGGGCATATAATAAAGTATTAAAGGTTGCAAGAACAATTGCAGATTTAGAGGGTAAGGAAGAAATTCAATATAATCATTTAGCAGAGGCTATTCAATATAGAAATTTGGATAGAAAGTACTGGTAA